Proteins found in one Coffea eugenioides isolate CCC68of chromosome 5, Ceug_1.0, whole genome shotgun sequence genomic segment:
- the LOC113770800 gene encoding DCN1-like protein 1, giving the protein MNKLGRGHRDKVHQFMTITGTSEKAAYQALKASDWHLEGAFDAFYSQPQPKSYTDARRLEDLYNRYKDAYADMIMADGITLLCSDILVDHQDIVMLVLSWHMKAATMCEFSKQEFIGGLQSLGVDSIEKLREKIPFMRSELKDDQKFREIYNFAFGWAKEKGQKSLALDTAIGMWQLLFAEKHWPLVDHWCQFLQARHNKAISRDTWSQLLEFAKTVDPQLSNYDVDGAWPYLIDEFVEYLIENGIIQNGQLSDWTQKH; this is encoded by the exons ATG AACAAGTTGGGCAGAGGCCACCGGGACAAAGTTCACCAGTTTATGACCATTACTGGCACtag TGAAAAGGCTGCATATCAGGCTTTGAAGGCTAGTGATTGGCATCTTGAAGGAGCCTTCGACGCATTCTACAGTCAACCCCAACCAAAATCATATACTGATGCTAGGCGCTTGGAAGATCTTTACAACAGATATAAAG ATGCTTATGCGGATATGATTATGGCTGATGGAATCACTCTTTTGTGCAGTGACATTCTG GTCGATCATCAGGATATTGTCATG TTGGTACTTTCATGGCATATGAAGGCTGCTACTATGTGTGAATTTTCAAAGCAGGAGTTCATTGGTGGATTGCAGTCTCTAGG GGTGGATTCAATAGAGAAATTGAGGGAAAAAATACCATTTATGCGTTCTGAGCTTAAAGATGATC AAAAGTTTCGAGAGATCTATAACTTTGCTTTCGGATGGGCAAAGGAGAAG GGCCAGAAGTCTTTGGCATTAGATACTGCAATAGGGATGTGGCAGCTGCTTTTTGCTGAGAAGCATTGGCCATTGGTTGATCATTGGTGCCAGTTCTTGCAG GCACGACATAATAAAGCTATATCGAGGGACACCTGGTCTCAACTCCTCGAGTTTGCAAAG ACTGTGGACCCCCAACTCTCAAACTATGATGTTGATGGTGCTTGGCCTTATCTGATTGATGAATTTGTGGAATACTTGATTGAAAATGGCATAATCCAAAATGGTCAGTTGAGTGATTGGACACAGAAGCATTGA
- the LOC113770037 gene encoding metal tolerance protein 9 isoform X1 codes for MKSPSPAVLTGRDAHGGGSDSLESSRRELLSPPFEPTTSTHHDSSSWKLNIDEFRLPQQPHHHRSFGFPRLCPQRKKGKIAEYYKKQERLLEGFNEMETINESGCLHGSLTEDELKQLARSERMAIHVSNIANMVLFIAKVYASVESRSLAVIASTLDSFLDLLSGCILWFTSNAMKNPNHYHYPIGKKRMQPVGIIVFASVMATLGLQVLLESVRQLISKSSPEVDHEKEKWMIGIMVSVTLVKFLLMVYCRRFENEIVRAYAQDHFFDVITNSVGLVTAVLAIRFYWWIDPTGAILIAVYTISTWSRTVVENVWSLIGRTAPPDFLAKITYLIWNHHQEIQHIDTVRAYALGSHYFVEVDIVLPEDMLLSQAHNIGETLQEKLEQLPQVERAFVHIDFEFTHTPEHKNKV; via the exons atgAAGAGCCCCAGCCCCGCTGTCTTGACTGGCAGAGATGCCCATGGCGGAGGATCGGATTCCTTGGAATCTTCAAGGAGAGAATTGCTCTCTCCTCCATTTGAACCCACCACCTCCACCCACCATGACTCCTCCTCCTGGAAACTCAATATTGACGAGTTCCGATTACCTCAACAACCTCATCATCATCGCTCCTTCGGTTTCCCGCGCCTCTGCCCCCAAA GGAAAAAAGGCAAAATTGCAGAGTATTACAAGAAGCAGGAAAGGCTCCTCGAAGGGTTCAATGAGATGGAGACCATTAATGAATCAGGCTGCTTGCACGGAAGTCTGACGGAG GATGAACTAAAGCAGCTTGCTAGGAGTGAAAGGATGGCAATTCATGTTTCGAATATAGCTAACATGGTCCTTTTTATAGCAAAAGTTTATGCTTCTGTTGAGAGCAGATCTTTGGCTGTAATTGCATCAACTCTGGATTCCTTCCTGGATCTTTTATCTGGATGCATTCTCTGGTTCACTTCTAATGCCATGAAAAACCCAAACCACTACCACTATCCAATTGGGAAGAAAAGGATGCAACCAGTG GGCATTATAGTCTTCGCATCTGTCATGGCAACTTTAGGACTGCAAGTATTGCTGGAGTCTGTTAGGCAGCTGATTTCCAAG TCAAGTCCTGAAGTTGATCATGAGAAGGAAAAGTGGATGATTGGAATAATGGTCTCTGTGACTCTGGTGAAGTTTCTGCTGATGGTCTACTGCCGAAGATTCGAAAATGAAATAGTTAGAGCCTATGCTCAAGATCATTTTTTTGATGTGATCACCAACTCGGTGGGTTTAGTAACAGCTGTGTTAGCAATACGATTCTATTGGTGGATTGATCCTACTGGCGCCATATTG ATAGCTGTGTACACAATCAGCACTTGGTCAAGGACTGTGGTGGAGAACGTGTGGTCACTGATCGGAAGAACGGCTCCGCCGGACTTTCTGGCAAAAATAACGTATCTGATATGGAACCACCACCAAGAGATACAGCACATCGACACCGTGAGAGCCTACGCTCTGGGATCGCATTACTTCGTGGAGGTTGACATCGTGTTGCCTGAAGACATGCTGTTGAGCCAAGCCCATAACATCGGGGAAACCTTGCAAGAAAAGCTGGAGCAACTCCCCCAAGTGGAGAGAGCCTTTGTTCACATAGACTTCGAATTCACTCATACACCGGAACACAAGAACAAGGTCTAA
- the LOC113770037 gene encoding metal tolerance protein 9 isoform X2 yields the protein METINESGCLHGSLTEDELKQLARSERMAIHVSNIANMVLFIAKVYASVESRSLAVIASTLDSFLDLLSGCILWFTSNAMKNPNHYHYPIGKKRMQPVGIIVFASVMATLGLQVLLESVRQLISKSSPEVDHEKEKWMIGIMVSVTLVKFLLMVYCRRFENEIVRAYAQDHFFDVITNSVGLVTAVLAIRFYWWIDPTGAILIAVYTISTWSRTVVENVWSLIGRTAPPDFLAKITYLIWNHHQEIQHIDTVRAYALGSHYFVEVDIVLPEDMLLSQAHNIGETLQEKLEQLPQVERAFVHIDFEFTHTPEHKNKV from the exons ATGGAGACCATTAATGAATCAGGCTGCTTGCACGGAAGTCTGACGGAG GATGAACTAAAGCAGCTTGCTAGGAGTGAAAGGATGGCAATTCATGTTTCGAATATAGCTAACATGGTCCTTTTTATAGCAAAAGTTTATGCTTCTGTTGAGAGCAGATCTTTGGCTGTAATTGCATCAACTCTGGATTCCTTCCTGGATCTTTTATCTGGATGCATTCTCTGGTTCACTTCTAATGCCATGAAAAACCCAAACCACTACCACTATCCAATTGGGAAGAAAAGGATGCAACCAGTG GGCATTATAGTCTTCGCATCTGTCATGGCAACTTTAGGACTGCAAGTATTGCTGGAGTCTGTTAGGCAGCTGATTTCCAAG TCAAGTCCTGAAGTTGATCATGAGAAGGAAAAGTGGATGATTGGAATAATGGTCTCTGTGACTCTGGTGAAGTTTCTGCTGATGGTCTACTGCCGAAGATTCGAAAATGAAATAGTTAGAGCCTATGCTCAAGATCATTTTTTTGATGTGATCACCAACTCGGTGGGTTTAGTAACAGCTGTGTTAGCAATACGATTCTATTGGTGGATTGATCCTACTGGCGCCATATTG ATAGCTGTGTACACAATCAGCACTTGGTCAAGGACTGTGGTGGAGAACGTGTGGTCACTGATCGGAAGAACGGCTCCGCCGGACTTTCTGGCAAAAATAACGTATCTGATATGGAACCACCACCAAGAGATACAGCACATCGACACCGTGAGAGCCTACGCTCTGGGATCGCATTACTTCGTGGAGGTTGACATCGTGTTGCCTGAAGACATGCTGTTGAGCCAAGCCCATAACATCGGGGAAACCTTGCAAGAAAAGCTGGAGCAACTCCCCCAAGTGGAGAGAGCCTTTGTTCACATAGACTTCGAATTCACTCATACACCGGAACACAAGAACAAGGTCTAA
- the LOC113770173 gene encoding uncharacterized protein LOC113770173: MAYILPNLSPTIIHSKEKSLHPSSPPPPPLLLPPPPPRQASSLSVPTKQQLQHPRHHLLLHHPTTCATATAAVALASPQDNKQHDHRDDFFVNLGLAVRTLREDLPLLFTKDLNYDIYRDDITFVDPLNTFAGIEKYKLIFWALRFHGRILFREISLQLLRIWQPSENLILIRWNLRGVPRVPWEARGEFQATSRYKLDRNGKIYEHKVDNLAFNFPQPLKPAASVLDLVASCPTSPNPTFLWGPADVHSSSWVEFYRAVKETLDRETSLISQDCLIPCS; encoded by the exons atggcatatatcttgccCAACCTCTCCCCGACAATCATCCACTCCAAGGAAAAATCACTCCACCCctcctctcctcctcctcctcctctgctTCTACCCCCACCGCCTCCTAGGCAGGCCTCCTCTCTTTCTGTTCCCACCAAGCAGCAGCTGCAGCACCCGCGCCACCACCTACTCCTCCACCACCCCACCACCTGTGCCACCGCGACTGCTGCCGTTGCTCTTGCTTCTCCTCAGGATAATAAGCAACATGACCACAGGGATGATTTCTTTGTGAACCTGGGTCTGGCTGTGCGGACTCTAAGGGAAGACCTCCCTCTCCTCTTCACCAAAGACCTCAATTATGACATTTATAG GGATGACATCACATTCGTGGACCCGTTAAACACCTTCGCTGGGATTGAAAAGTACAAACTGATCTTCTGGGCTTTGAGATTCCACGGCAGAATCTTGTTTAGGGAGATTTCACTTCAACTACTTAGGATTTGGCAGCCGTCTGAGAATTTGATTCTGATCAGATGGAACTTGAGGGGTGTTCCTCGGGTCCCCTGGGAGGCCAGGGGCGAATTCCAGGCCACCTCCAGGTATAAGCTGGACCGCAACGGTAAAATCTACGAGCACAAAGTTGATAACTTGGCATTCAACTTCCCACAGCCCCTAAAACCTGCGGCTTCTGTGCTCGACCTGGTTGCTTCGTGTCCTACCAGCCCAAATCCTACATTTCTCTGGGGACCTGCCGATGTGCATTCTTCTTCCTGGGTTGAATTTTACCGAGCCGTCAAGGAGACTTTGGACAGAGAAACATCGTTGATTTCTCAAGATTGCTTAATTCCTTGTTCATAG